The proteins below are encoded in one region of Maribacter aestuarii:
- a CDS encoding Smr/MutS family protein: MVVFEIGDKVEAIDDTIVGIVSKIEGDTITVNTDDGFPLTFQRQELVKMADEIRVSNYEVSQVKKEKEHPKKRKSNVLKPKERNQPKMEVDLHINQLVKNPKNMDNFEMLNLQLETAKRQLDFAIAKRIQKVVFIHGVGAGVLKEELHYLFKKYDNVKYYDADYQKYGLGATEVYIFQNF, from the coding sequence ATGGTCGTTTTTGAAATAGGGGATAAAGTTGAGGCAATAGACGATACCATAGTCGGTATCGTTTCTAAAATTGAGGGAGATACTATAACGGTCAATACGGATGATGGCTTCCCCCTTACTTTTCAAAGACAGGAGTTGGTGAAAATGGCGGACGAAATTAGGGTGAGTAACTATGAAGTGTCGCAAGTAAAAAAGGAGAAGGAGCATCCGAAAAAAAGAAAATCTAACGTACTTAAACCCAAAGAGCGAAACCAACCAAAAATGGAGGTTGACCTTCATATTAATCAATTGGTCAAGAATCCTAAAAATATGGACAACTTTGAGATGTTGAACCTGCAATTGGAGACGGCCAAAAGACAATTGGATTTTGCCATTGCCAAGCGTATACAAAAGGTTGTTTTTATACACGGGGTGGGAGCGGGAGTCTTAAAAGAAGAGTTACACTACCTCTTTAAAAAATATGACAACGTAAAATATTATGATGCGGACTACCAAAAGTATGGTCTAGGCGCAACGGAAGTTTACATTTTTCAAAACTTCTAA
- a CDS encoding cysteine desulfurase family protein, translated as MKNVYLDSAATTQVRPEVISKMQEALNHCYGNPSSTHSFGRTAKTAVESARKTVAKYMNAQPSEIIFTSGGTEADNMILRCAVRDLGVTTIITSKIEHHAVLHTVEELRDKGDISLWFVNLDAYGNPDTDNLEALLKKDASKKLVSLMHVNNEIGNKIDLPTITKLVKDNNALFHSDTVQSIGHYPWDVQEIPVDFLVAAAHKFHGPKGIGFAFIRKNSGLGCMISGGSQERGFRAGTESLHNIVGLEEAFVLAYDNLSAEREYVTEIKSYFIERIKTEIPEAKFNGHSGDLDKSTYTLVNVCLPISAQKGLMLLFHLDMKGIACSKGSACQSGSDKGSHVLSEILSEEDLKKPSLRFSFSKYNTKEEVDYTIGVLKEFTQD; from the coding sequence ATGAAAAATGTTTATTTGGATAGCGCGGCAACTACACAAGTAAGGCCAGAAGTCATTTCTAAGATGCAGGAAGCTTTAAACCACTGTTATGGTAATCCCTCATCTACCCATAGTTTCGGCCGCACGGCGAAGACTGCCGTTGAAAGCGCCCGAAAGACAGTAGCTAAATATATGAACGCCCAACCTTCCGAAATTATATTTACTTCCGGAGGCACAGAGGCGGATAATATGATTTTAAGGTGTGCCGTAAGGGATTTGGGAGTTACGACAATCATCACTTCTAAGATAGAACATCATGCAGTCCTACATACGGTGGAAGAGTTAAGGGATAAGGGGGATATTAGCCTGTGGTTCGTTAATCTTGATGCTTATGGAAATCCAGATACGGATAATTTGGAGGCCTTGTTGAAAAAGGATGCTTCCAAGAAGTTGGTGAGCCTTATGCATGTGAACAATGAGATTGGTAATAAAATTGACTTGCCTACTATTACAAAACTCGTAAAGGATAATAATGCCCTCTTTCATTCGGATACGGTACAATCCATTGGTCATTATCCTTGGGACGTACAGGAAATCCCAGTTGATTTTTTAGTGGCGGCGGCCCATAAGTTTCATGGTCCGAAGGGGATTGGTTTTGCTTTTATCCGAAAAAATTCTGGATTGGGATGCATGATATCCGGTGGTTCTCAGGAGCGTGGTTTTAGGGCTGGGACAGAATCCCTTCACAATATTGTAGGTCTGGAAGAAGCGTTCGTACTGGCGTATGACAATTTATCTGCTGAGAGAGAGTATGTTACGGAGATAAAGAGCTATTTTATTGAACGAATTAAAACGGAAATTCCCGAAGCAAAATTCAATGGTCACTCTGGGGATTTGGACAAAAGCACCTATACACTGGTAAATGTTTGCCTGCCCATTTCCGCTCAAAAAGGGCTTATGCTTTTATTTCACTTGGACATGAAGGGAATTGCCTGCTCAAAAGGCAGTGCTTGCCAGTCTGGAAGTGATAAAGGCTCGCACGTGCTGTCCGAGATTTTATCGGAAGAAGACCTTAAAAAACCTTCTTTGAGATTCTCTTTTTCAAAGTACAACACCAAAGAGGAGGTGGATTATACGATTGGGGTTTTGAAAGAATTCACGCAGGACTAA